One stretch of Methanobrevibacter sp. DNA includes these proteins:
- the rpoB gene encoding DNA-directed RNA polymerase subunit B — MKQKSSQTKFYINGELLGYCEDPVNFTQEMREKRRNGEVSFEMNITYYEDNNEIYIFNDPGRARRPLIIVKDGVPLLKEEHLNKVANGKLKWDDLISEGFVEYLDAEEEENSYIAMSLADLNEDHTHLEIDPATMLGICAGIIPFSDHNSSPRNTMEAGMTKQALGLYVSNYALRTDTRAHLLHHPQTPIVKTRIIDSTNYDLRPSGQNFVVALMSYEGYNMEDAMVINKGSLERGLARSSFFRAYDTSEKRYAGGQVDKFEVPDKNIKGYRSEEAYRNLDEDGVVNPESYVESGDVLIGKTSPPRFLEEDFGTVADRRRETSVTVRHGEKGIVDAVLLSETVEGSRLAKIRVRDTRQPEFGDKFASRHGQKGVVGLILSPEDVPFTEFGVVPDLIVNPHAIPSRMSIGQVLEMVAGKAGCLEGERVDATPFNQTLEDEIKQQLINNGFESAGCESLYSGVTGERLDAEIFVGVAYYQKLHHMTTDKVYARSRGPVQVLTRQPTEGRAREGGLRFGEMERDCLIAHGAALTLKERLLDESDKYEAIVCENCGMLAVFDKNKNKKYCPICGDVETYPVEISYAFKLLLDELKSLCIFPKLVLGDKA, encoded by the coding sequence ATCAAACAGAAAAGTTCTCAAACTAAATTTTATATTAATGGTGAGCTTTTAGGATATTGTGAAGACCCTGTTAACTTCACTCAGGAAATGAGAGAAAAAAGAAGAAATGGTGAAGTTTCATTTGAAATGAACATTACTTATTATGAAGATAATAATGAAATTTATATTTTCAATGATCCTGGAAGAGCAAGAAGACCATTAATCATAGTTAAAGATGGAGTCCCTCTTTTAAAAGAAGAACATTTAAACAAAGTTGCAAACGGCAAATTAAAATGGGACGATTTAATTAGCGAAGGGTTTGTTGAATACTTGGATGCTGAAGAAGAGGAAAATTCATACATTGCAATGAGTTTGGCTGACTTAAATGAAGACCACACTCACTTGGAAATCGACCCTGCCACTATGCTTGGTATCTGTGCAGGTATTATTCCATTTTCAGATCACAACTCTTCTCCAAGGAATACAATGGAAGCAGGTATGACAAAACAGGCTTTAGGATTATATGTATCTAACTATGCATTACGTACTGATACAAGAGCACACTTATTGCATCATCCTCAAACTCCTATTGTTAAAACACGTATTATCGATTCAACCAATTATGATTTAAGACCTTCCGGTCAAAACTTTGTTGTAGCATTAATGTCTTATGAAGGATACAACATGGAAGACGCAATGGTTATCAACAAAGGTTCACTTGAAAGGGGATTAGCAAGATCTTCATTCTTCAGGGCTTACGATACTTCAGAGAAAAGATATGCGGGTGGTCAGGTAGACAAATTTGAAGTACCTGACAAAAACATCAAAGGATACAGATCTGAAGAGGCTTACAGAAACTTGGATGAAGACGGTGTAGTAAATCCGGAATCCTATGTTGAATCAGGTGATGTATTAATTGGTAAAACTTCACCTCCTAGATTTTTAGAAGAAGACTTTGGTACTGTTGCAGATAGAAGAAGAGAAACTTCCGTTACTGTAAGACACGGTGAAAAAGGTATTGTCGATGCAGTGCTTTTATCTGAAACTGTTGAAGGTTCAAGATTAGCTAAAATCAGAGTAAGGGATACCAGACAACCTGAATTTGGTGATAAATTCGCATCAAGACACGGTCAGAAAGGGGTTGTCGGTTTAATATTGTCCCCTGAAGATGTACCGTTTACAGAATTCGGTGTAGTGCCTGATTTAATAGTTAACCCTCACGCGATTCCATCCAGGATGAGTATCGGACAGGTATTGGAAATGGTTGCAGGTAAAGCCGGTTGTCTTGAAGGGGAACGTGTAGATGCAACTCCATTTAACCAGACACTTGAAGATGAAATCAAGCAGCAACTCATCAATAACGGATTTGAATCTGCCGGATGTGAATCATTATACAGTGGTGTAACTGGTGAAAGATTAGATGCTGAGATATTTGTCGGTGTTGCATATTACCAAAAATTACATCACATGACAACTGATAAAGTTTACGCTCGTTCAAGAGGTCCGGTTCAAGTGCTTACACGTCAGCCTACTGAAGGTAGAGCACGTGAAGGTGGTTTAAGATTCGGAGAAATGGAAAGAGATTGTCTTATTGCACACGGTGCAGCATTAACCTTAAAAGAAAGACTTCTTGACGAATCAGATAAATATGAAGCAATTGTTTGTGAAAACTGTGGTATGTTAGCAGTATTTGATAAAAATAAGAATAAGAAATACTGTCCGATTTGTGGAGATGTAGAAACATACCCTGTAGAAATTTCATACGCATTCAAATTATTATTAGACGAACTTAAGAGTTTATGTATTTTCCCTAAATTAGTTTTAGGAGACAAAGCATAA
- a CDS encoding DNA-directed RNA polymerase subunit B'', with the protein MTENNWKLVDAFFDKYDLVDHHIKSYNDFVNNRIQNIIDITEPITLDDGKYTLKTGKVRIEKPSNKEADGSRSEIDPTEARLRNLNYSADMYLEMALNEEDEDNELEEVYIGELPVMLKSDICHLNGLSPEELVEKHEDPQDLGGYFIVNGSERAVVTMEEIAPNKIILERLGEVEERHAKAVVTSIKSGFRARITLEYKKPRKNGVFLRISFPYLPGEIPLVILLRALGLATDEEIITAISDDNNFQMMIADDLQVSDESLKLDQKEMDGLSYEERREYLQLAAIKYIGNRVAKNMPKDYRLKRAKDVINRYLLPHMGTEEERCYDKAIYLAEMTEMLLEVIEEKREPHDKDHYTNKRLRVSGDLMEDLFRVAFTNLTRDMSYQLERSLSRGKELSIKQAVRSDVLTENIKHAIATGNWVGGRAGVSQLLDRTSYMGTLSHLRRVVSPLTRSQPHFEARDLHPTQFGKICPNETPEGPNCGLVKNLALMCNISEGSDEQEIIDVIETMDVELI; encoded by the coding sequence ATGACAGAGAATAATTGGAAATTAGTTGATGCATTTTTTGACAAATATGATTTGGTGGATCACCATATTAAGTCCTACAATGATTTTGTGAATAATAGAATTCAAAATATCATTGATATTACAGAACCAATCACTTTAGATGATGGTAAATACACTTTGAAAACTGGTAAAGTTCGTATAGAAAAACCATCAAACAAAGAGGCAGACGGTTCTCGTAGTGAAATCGATCCAACTGAAGCAAGACTTAGAAATTTGAATTATTCAGCAGACATGTACCTTGAAATGGCCTTAAATGAAGAAGATGAAGACAATGAATTGGAAGAAGTATATATTGGTGAGTTACCGGTAATGCTTAAATCTGACATTTGCCATCTCAATGGACTTAGTCCTGAAGAATTAGTGGAAAAACATGAAGACCCTCAAGATTTAGGAGGATACTTTATTGTAAACGGTTCTGAAAGAGCTGTTGTAACAATGGAGGAAATTGCTCCGAATAAAATTATTCTTGAACGTCTTGGTGAAGTGGAAGAAAGACATGCAAAAGCTGTTGTTACTTCTATTAAAAGTGGTTTCAGAGCTAGGATTACTTTAGAGTATAAAAAACCTCGTAAAAATGGAGTATTTTTAAGAATTTCATTCCCTTACCTTCCAGGTGAGATTCCATTAGTTATTCTATTAAGGGCTCTTGGATTAGCTACTGATGAAGAGATTATCACTGCAATTTCTGATGATAACAACTTCCAAATGATGATTGCTGATGACTTGCAAGTATCTGATGAATCATTGAAATTAGACCAAAAAGAAATGGATGGTTTATCTTACGAAGAAAGAAGAGAATATTTACAACTTGCAGCTATTAAATACATCGGTAACAGAGTAGCTAAAAACATGCCTAAAGATTATCGTTTAAAACGTGCTAAAGACGTTATTAATCGTTATTTATTACCTCATATGGGAACTGAGGAAGAAAGATGTTATGATAAAGCTATTTATTTAGCTGAAATGACTGAAATGTTATTGGAAGTTATCGAAGAAAAAAGAGAACCTCACGATAAGGACCACTATACCAACAAAAGACTTAGAGTCTCTGGAGATTTAATGGAAGACTTATTCAGAGTAGCTTTCACTAATTTAACTAGAGATATGAGTTATCAATTAGAAAGAAGCCTTTCACGTGGTAAAGAATTGTCAATTAAACAGGCAGTACGTAGTGATGTTTTAACAGAAAATATTAAACATGCTATTGCTACTGGAAACTGGGTTGGTGGAAGAGCAGGTGTAAGCCAATTACTGGACAGAACCAGTTACATGGGTACACTTTCACATTTAAGACGTGTTGTATCTCCATTAACAAGAAGTCAACCTCACTTTGAAGCAAGAGATTTACATCCAACTCAATTTGGTAAAATTTGTCCAAACGAAACTCCTGAAGGACCTAACTGTGGTTTGGTAAAGAACTTAGCTTTAATGTGTAATATTTCTGAAGGTTCCGATGAACAAGAAATTATTGATGTTATTGAAACTATGGATGTTGAATTAATTTAA